Proteins encoded within one genomic window of Amorphoplanes friuliensis DSM 7358:
- a CDS encoding ParA family protein has protein sequence MNYKGGVGKTTLTANLAAEIANRGHRVLMIDLDPQTNLTFSFFTVEEWNADLRNTRTIQRWYDGEMPGRDIPLEQLVLTPERVNAKVKENAGQLDLISSHLGLINIDLQLAAKLGATTLGESKRKFLQVHGCLAAALKSPAFADYDLVLIDCPPNFGLVTKTAIVASEYILVPAKADYLSTLGIGYLRHSVDKLVTDYNDYLGHGSVGEAGGKRIEPKFAGVVFTMTQIHAGQPINTQRMQIENTRALGDMPVFRASVRNSPRYFAEAGPDGVPPVLVGAIDDPVSRELRALSDEFVEAIAGGKHRS, from the coding sequence ATGAATTACAAGGGCGGCGTCGGGAAGACCACGCTGACAGCCAATCTCGCCGCGGAGATCGCCAACCGCGGTCACCGGGTGCTGATGATCGACCTGGACCCGCAGACGAACCTCACCTTCTCGTTCTTCACCGTCGAGGAATGGAACGCCGACCTTCGGAACACGCGCACCATCCAACGCTGGTACGACGGTGAGATGCCCGGGCGGGACATCCCGCTGGAGCAGCTGGTCCTGACGCCGGAGCGGGTCAACGCCAAGGTCAAGGAGAATGCCGGGCAGCTCGACCTCATCTCGTCGCACCTGGGTCTCATCAACATCGACCTGCAGCTGGCGGCCAAGTTGGGGGCCACGACGCTCGGCGAGTCGAAGCGCAAGTTCCTCCAGGTGCACGGCTGTCTGGCCGCGGCTCTGAAGTCCCCGGCCTTCGCCGATTACGACCTCGTGCTGATCGACTGCCCACCCAATTTTGGGCTGGTCACCAAGACGGCGATCGTAGCGAGCGAATACATCCTGGTCCCGGCCAAGGCCGACTACCTGTCTACCTTGGGCATCGGCTATCTGCGGCACAGCGTGGACAAGCTGGTCACCGACTACAACGACTACCTAGGGCACGGTTCCGTTGGTGAGGCCGGTGGAAAACGCATCGAACCAAAATTCGCCGGAGTCGTCTTTACGATGACCCAGATTCACGCCGGGCAACCGATCAACACACAGCGGATGCAGATCGAGAACACCAGGGCGCTCGGAGACATGCCGGTTTTCCGGGCGTCCGTCCGCAACAGCCCGCGCTATTTTGCCGAAGCAGGTCCTGACGGAGTCCCGCCGGTCCTGGTCGGCGCCATTGACGATCCGGTGAGCCGGGAGTTGCGCGCGCTGTCGGACGAATTCGTCGAGGCGATCGCCGGCGGAAAGCACCGGTCTTGA
- the argH gene encoding argininosuccinate lyase translates to MPETEGPTRLWGGRFTGGPADALARLSVSVHFDWRLAPYDIAASRAHARVLAGAGLLDADELGQMLAALDDLESACAAGEFRPTVEDEDVHTALERGLLERLGGLGGKLRAGRSRNDQVATDLRMYLRDHARGVAAAVVELADALMEQAGRHIDTPAPGLTHVQHAQPVSFGHWLLAHVQPLLRDLDRLRDWDERTAISPLGSGALAGSSLPLDPGAVAKELGFKAPAQNSMDAVSDRDFVAEFLFITSLIGVHLSRLGEEVVLWTSQEFGWVILDDAFATGSSIMPQKKNADIAELARGKAGRLIGGLVAVLTMLKGLPLTYDRDMQEDKEPAFDAIDTLQLLLPALAGMISTMTVRVDRLAAAAPVGFSLATEVADWLVRKHVPFRDAHEITGRLVALCAARECELEDVSDEDLKTVSEHLDPAVRQVLSVKSALAARTTAGSTGPGPVADQLQTASDKLDGWREWSIEPVVPR, encoded by the coding sequence GTGCCGGAGACCGAAGGTCCGACCAGGCTGTGGGGTGGCCGTTTCACCGGTGGACCGGCGGACGCCCTGGCCCGCCTGAGCGTGAGCGTGCACTTCGACTGGCGCCTGGCGCCGTACGACATCGCCGCGTCGCGGGCCCACGCCCGCGTCCTGGCCGGCGCCGGCCTGCTGGACGCCGACGAGCTCGGTCAGATGCTGGCCGCCCTCGACGACCTCGAGTCGGCCTGCGCGGCGGGGGAGTTCCGCCCGACCGTCGAGGACGAGGACGTCCACACCGCCCTCGAACGCGGCCTGCTGGAACGTCTCGGCGGTCTCGGCGGCAAGCTGCGCGCCGGCCGGTCCCGCAACGACCAGGTCGCCACCGACCTGCGCATGTACCTGCGCGACCACGCCCGCGGTGTGGCCGCCGCGGTGGTCGAGCTGGCTGACGCCCTCATGGAACAGGCCGGCCGCCACATCGACACCCCGGCGCCGGGCCTGACCCACGTGCAGCACGCCCAGCCGGTCAGCTTCGGCCACTGGCTGCTGGCCCACGTCCAGCCCCTGCTCCGCGACCTGGACCGCCTCCGCGACTGGGACGAACGCACCGCGATCTCCCCGCTCGGCTCGGGCGCGCTGGCCGGCTCGTCCCTGCCGCTCGACCCGGGCGCGGTCGCCAAGGAACTGGGCTTCAAGGCCCCGGCCCAGAACTCGATGGACGCGGTCTCCGACCGTGACTTCGTCGCCGAGTTCCTCTTCATCACCAGCCTGATCGGCGTGCACCTGTCCCGCCTCGGCGAGGAAGTCGTCCTCTGGACCTCCCAGGAGTTCGGCTGGGTGATCCTCGACGACGCGTTCGCCACCGGCTCGTCGATCATGCCGCAGAAGAAGAACGCCGACATCGCCGAACTCGCCCGCGGCAAGGCGGGCCGGCTCATCGGCGGCCTGGTCGCGGTCCTGACGATGCTCAAGGGCCTGCCCCTGACCTACGACCGCGACATGCAGGAGGACAAGGAACCCGCCTTCGACGCGATCGACACCCTCCAGCTCCTGCTGCCCGCCCTCGCCGGCATGATCTCCACGATGACGGTCCGCGTCGACCGCCTCGCGGCGGCGGCCCCGGTCGGCTTCTCCCTGGCCACCGAGGTCGCGGACTGGCTCGTCCGCAAGCACGTCCCCTTCCGTGACGCCCACGAGATCACCGGTCGTCTGGTGGCCCTGTGCGCGGCCCGCGAATGCGAACTCGAGGACGTCTCGGACGAAGACCTGAAAACGGTCAGCGAACACCTCGACCCGGCGGTCCGCCAGGTGCTCAGCGTCAAGTCGGCGCTCGCGGCCCGGACGACGGCCGGCTCGACCGGCCCGGGCCCGGTGGCCGACCAGCTCCAGACCGCCTCGGACAAACTCGACGGCTGGCGCGAATGGTCCATCGAACCGGTCGTCCCCCGCTAG